From Xiphophorus hellerii strain 12219 chromosome 20, Xiphophorus_hellerii-4.1, whole genome shotgun sequence, the proteins below share one genomic window:
- the rad18 gene encoding E3 ubiquitin-protein ligase RAD18 isoform X1, with translation MAQHIEEDLPLSLACLKTVDTLLRCPICFDFLNITMMTKCSHNFCSLCIRKFLSYKLLCPVCNSQMTEQDLQNNRLLDDLVVNFQAARKQLLKVNFESPPISPKTPASAVKCKTSRENSQRSGSSILSNFFQKKPRTPPGKETRQDVHRGKVQRTPSRRAKGSDLHSGKAQMSAVVKEEPVDVEEPSIKVLMSLKQQVTPCLTPGFEMAHSSSPSKDVKPAIKVECPVCSVSVAQHFINKHLDTCLSSGEKKESLRSSQGTAMRPMAKLVYNLLSVQDLKRRLKDCHLSMQGSRDQLIKRHKEFVYLYNSQCDSLTPRSVEELAREVEANEKMRSQMHEKTKPVMVFTKNQSEEEIEEMHSNYRKQHSGDFFRLIAQVRGRLQSTRQAHMKQDVKVEKEETQASHSSVHVGETNHSVVIKVEDEENDEDSFARGMELPSSPSFSDVSISSSISDIFGPESSINIKDTETSSAKKRPSSSRGTDTEMSPDTGKRQRKT, from the exons ATGGCCCAGCACATTGAAGAAGATTTACCGCTCAGCCTTGCGTGTTTAAAA ACGGTTGATACCCTGCTACGTTGTCCAATTTGCTTTGATTTCCTCAACATTACAATGATGACTAAGTGCTCCCACAATT tttGCTCTTTGTGCATCAGAAAATTTTTGTCCTACAAGCTGCTTTGTCCAGTTTGCAACTCG CAAATGACAGAACAGGACTTGCAAAACAACCGCCTGTTAGATGACTTGGTCGTTAACTTTCAAGCTGCAAG gaagcaGTTGTTAAAAGTTAACTTTGAATCGCCTCCAATATCGCCAAAGACTCCAGCTTCCGCTGTCAAATGCAAAACTTCCAGGGAGAACAGCCAGAGGTCCGGCAGTTCcattttaagtaactttttcCAAAAGAAGCCCAGAACACCTCCCGGTAAAGAAACTCGTCAGGATGTTCATCGGGGAAAAGTGCAGAGAACACCAAGCCGTAGAGCAAAGGGCTCTGACCTACATTCTGGAAAAGCTCAAATGTCAGCGGTTGTGAAGGAAGAACCGGTAGATGTGGAGGAACCGTCTATCAAGGTCCTGATGTCCCTGAAACAGCAGGTCACGCCTTGTCTGACTCCTGGGTTTGAGATGGCACATTCGTCATCGCCATCAAAAGATGTAAAGCCTGCAATCAAAG ttgaGTGTCCTGTGTGCTCTGTTAGTGTGGCACAGCACTTTATCAACAAACATCTGGACACGTGTCTTTCCAGCGGGGAAAAGAAGGAAAGCCTAAGAAG CTCTCAAGGCACGGCCATGCGTCCGATGGCAAAGCTAGTGTACAATCTCCTTTCAGTACAGGATCTGAAGAGGAGGTTGAAGGACTGCCATCTGTCAATGCAAGGTTCTCGGGACCAGCTCATCAAAAGACACAAAGAGTTTGTCTACTTGTACAACTCGCAGTGCGACTCCCTGACGCCTAGATCAG TTGAAGAGCTTGCTAGAGAGGTGGAGGCCAATGAGAAGATGAGAAGTCAGATGCACGAGAAGACTAAACCT GTCATGGTTTTCACAAAGAATCAGTCTGAGGAAGAGATTGAGGAGATGCATTCAAATTATA GAAAGCAGCACAGTGGTGACTTCTTTCGGCTAATTGCACAGGTCCGAGGCCGACTGCAGAGCACCAGACAAGCCCATATGAAGCAGGATGTGAAGGTGGAGAAAGAAGAGACCCAAGCTTCACATTCTTCTG TCCATGTTGGAGAAACAAACCATTCTGTAGTGATAAAGgttgaagatgaagaaaatgatgAGGATTCGTTTGCAAGAGGAATGGAGTTGCCATCCAGCCCCAGCTTTAGTGACGTGTCCATCAGCAG TtctatttcagacatttttggtCCAGAATCTTCCATAAACATTAA agacacagagacgTCTTCAGCAAAGAAGCGACCGTCGAGCTCCAGAGGCACGGACACAGAAATGTCACCTGATACAGGAAAACGACAGCGTAAAACATGA
- the rad18 gene encoding E3 ubiquitin-protein ligase RAD18 isoform X2, translating to MAQHIEEDLPLSLACLKTVDTLLRCPICFDFLNITMMTKCSHNFCSLCIRKFLSYKLLCPVCNSQMTEQDLQNNRLLDDLVVNFQAARKQLLKVNFESPPISPKTPASAVKCKTSRENSQRSGSSILSNFFQKKPRTPPGKETRQDVHRGKVQRTPSRRAKGSDLHSGKAQMSAVVKEEPVDVEEPSIKVLMSLKQQVTPCLTPGFEMAHSSSPSKDVKPAIKVECPVCSVSVAQHFINKHLDTCLSSGEKKESLRSSQGTAMRPMAKLVYNLLSVQDLKRRLKDCHLSMQGSRDQLIKRHKEFVYLYNSQCDSLTPRSVEELAREVEANEKMRSQMHEKTKPVMVFTKNQSEEEIEEMHSNYRKQHSGDFFRLIAQVRGRLQSTRQAHMKQDVKVEKEETQASHSSVHVGETNHSVVIKVEDEENDEDSFARGMELPSSPSFSDVSISRDTETSSAKKRPSSSRGTDTEMSPDTGKRQRKT from the exons ATGGCCCAGCACATTGAAGAAGATTTACCGCTCAGCCTTGCGTGTTTAAAA ACGGTTGATACCCTGCTACGTTGTCCAATTTGCTTTGATTTCCTCAACATTACAATGATGACTAAGTGCTCCCACAATT tttGCTCTTTGTGCATCAGAAAATTTTTGTCCTACAAGCTGCTTTGTCCAGTTTGCAACTCG CAAATGACAGAACAGGACTTGCAAAACAACCGCCTGTTAGATGACTTGGTCGTTAACTTTCAAGCTGCAAG gaagcaGTTGTTAAAAGTTAACTTTGAATCGCCTCCAATATCGCCAAAGACTCCAGCTTCCGCTGTCAAATGCAAAACTTCCAGGGAGAACAGCCAGAGGTCCGGCAGTTCcattttaagtaactttttcCAAAAGAAGCCCAGAACACCTCCCGGTAAAGAAACTCGTCAGGATGTTCATCGGGGAAAAGTGCAGAGAACACCAAGCCGTAGAGCAAAGGGCTCTGACCTACATTCTGGAAAAGCTCAAATGTCAGCGGTTGTGAAGGAAGAACCGGTAGATGTGGAGGAACCGTCTATCAAGGTCCTGATGTCCCTGAAACAGCAGGTCACGCCTTGTCTGACTCCTGGGTTTGAGATGGCACATTCGTCATCGCCATCAAAAGATGTAAAGCCTGCAATCAAAG ttgaGTGTCCTGTGTGCTCTGTTAGTGTGGCACAGCACTTTATCAACAAACATCTGGACACGTGTCTTTCCAGCGGGGAAAAGAAGGAAAGCCTAAGAAG CTCTCAAGGCACGGCCATGCGTCCGATGGCAAAGCTAGTGTACAATCTCCTTTCAGTACAGGATCTGAAGAGGAGGTTGAAGGACTGCCATCTGTCAATGCAAGGTTCTCGGGACCAGCTCATCAAAAGACACAAAGAGTTTGTCTACTTGTACAACTCGCAGTGCGACTCCCTGACGCCTAGATCAG TTGAAGAGCTTGCTAGAGAGGTGGAGGCCAATGAGAAGATGAGAAGTCAGATGCACGAGAAGACTAAACCT GTCATGGTTTTCACAAAGAATCAGTCTGAGGAAGAGATTGAGGAGATGCATTCAAATTATA GAAAGCAGCACAGTGGTGACTTCTTTCGGCTAATTGCACAGGTCCGAGGCCGACTGCAGAGCACCAGACAAGCCCATATGAAGCAGGATGTGAAGGTGGAGAAAGAAGAGACCCAAGCTTCACATTCTTCTG TCCATGTTGGAGAAACAAACCATTCTGTAGTGATAAAGgttgaagatgaagaaaatgatgAGGATTCGTTTGCAAGAGGAATGGAGTTGCCATCCAGCCCCAGCTTTAGTGACGTGTCCATCAGCAG agacacagagacgTCTTCAGCAAAGAAGCGACCGTCGAGCTCCAGAGGCACGGACACAGAAATGTCACCTGATACAGGAAAACGACAGCGTAAAACATGA
- the rad18 gene encoding E3 ubiquitin-protein ligase RAD18 isoform X3, with protein sequence MTEQDLQNNRLLDDLVVNFQAARKQLLKVNFESPPISPKTPASAVKCKTSRENSQRSGSSILSNFFQKKPRTPPGKETRQDVHRGKVQRTPSRRAKGSDLHSGKAQMSAVVKEEPVDVEEPSIKVLMSLKQQVTPCLTPGFEMAHSSSPSKDVKPAIKVECPVCSVSVAQHFINKHLDTCLSSGEKKESLRSSQGTAMRPMAKLVYNLLSVQDLKRRLKDCHLSMQGSRDQLIKRHKEFVYLYNSQCDSLTPRSVEELAREVEANEKMRSQMHEKTKPVMVFTKNQSEEEIEEMHSNYRKQHSGDFFRLIAQVRGRLQSTRQAHMKQDVKVEKEETQASHSSVHVGETNHSVVIKVEDEENDEDSFARGMELPSSPSFSDVSISSSISDIFGPESSINIKDTETSSAKKRPSSSRGTDTEMSPDTGKRQRKT encoded by the exons ATGACAGAACAGGACTTGCAAAACAACCGCCTGTTAGATGACTTGGTCGTTAACTTTCAAGCTGCAAG gaagcaGTTGTTAAAAGTTAACTTTGAATCGCCTCCAATATCGCCAAAGACTCCAGCTTCCGCTGTCAAATGCAAAACTTCCAGGGAGAACAGCCAGAGGTCCGGCAGTTCcattttaagtaactttttcCAAAAGAAGCCCAGAACACCTCCCGGTAAAGAAACTCGTCAGGATGTTCATCGGGGAAAAGTGCAGAGAACACCAAGCCGTAGAGCAAAGGGCTCTGACCTACATTCTGGAAAAGCTCAAATGTCAGCGGTTGTGAAGGAAGAACCGGTAGATGTGGAGGAACCGTCTATCAAGGTCCTGATGTCCCTGAAACAGCAGGTCACGCCTTGTCTGACTCCTGGGTTTGAGATGGCACATTCGTCATCGCCATCAAAAGATGTAAAGCCTGCAATCAAAG ttgaGTGTCCTGTGTGCTCTGTTAGTGTGGCACAGCACTTTATCAACAAACATCTGGACACGTGTCTTTCCAGCGGGGAAAAGAAGGAAAGCCTAAGAAG CTCTCAAGGCACGGCCATGCGTCCGATGGCAAAGCTAGTGTACAATCTCCTTTCAGTACAGGATCTGAAGAGGAGGTTGAAGGACTGCCATCTGTCAATGCAAGGTTCTCGGGACCAGCTCATCAAAAGACACAAAGAGTTTGTCTACTTGTACAACTCGCAGTGCGACTCCCTGACGCCTAGATCAG TTGAAGAGCTTGCTAGAGAGGTGGAGGCCAATGAGAAGATGAGAAGTCAGATGCACGAGAAGACTAAACCT GTCATGGTTTTCACAAAGAATCAGTCTGAGGAAGAGATTGAGGAGATGCATTCAAATTATA GAAAGCAGCACAGTGGTGACTTCTTTCGGCTAATTGCACAGGTCCGAGGCCGACTGCAGAGCACCAGACAAGCCCATATGAAGCAGGATGTGAAGGTGGAGAAAGAAGAGACCCAAGCTTCACATTCTTCTG TCCATGTTGGAGAAACAAACCATTCTGTAGTGATAAAGgttgaagatgaagaaaatgatgAGGATTCGTTTGCAAGAGGAATGGAGTTGCCATCCAGCCCCAGCTTTAGTGACGTGTCCATCAGCAG TtctatttcagacatttttggtCCAGAATCTTCCATAAACATTAA agacacagagacgTCTTCAGCAAAGAAGCGACCGTCGAGCTCCAGAGGCACGGACACAGAAATGTCACCTGATACAGGAAAACGACAGCGTAAAACATGA